The nucleotide window GTGGCCATAATGGGACTCACTGATCACAAGGCTTACTTTGAGGAggagaaaactgaatattgtgatTAATCTTAACTAAAAAACCACTTGAATGGTGCATCTCCTTAATTTGTTGAACTATATACTTCATGGGGACATTTAGGTTGACAATGCCAAACTAAGAATGATACTATCAGCACTACTTTTAATTTACCACTAATGATGTTTCAATCATTCGAATAAGGAAGCAAGTAAGTTTAATTCTGGGCAAATGATTATTATGAGATAACAATCTCTTATACAAAGTATTCTACTTCCAAAAGGGATCATTAAAAATCATCTAGAAAGTGACTGAACCTTCCAGATCCCAGCTTTCCTACAGCATTCTGATGGCCTCAGAATGTTCTGAAAGAGCAACACAGAATATTTCCCTTCGCTGGGGAAAGAGAAGCACGGAGGATAGATATGTCCATGGGTGGAACCCGAATGGAAATTAGAACTACTTCTGCtactattttaattctttatttgtaAATCTAGAGCGTAGTTTGTTTAGCAAGCTATAAGTCTTTTGGACTCTGCAGACCAATACAAttccaaaaaaataattttgggatACTAACACAGGGTTGCCATCTTTTCCTTTTGCCAATAAAGAACACTAAAATGAACTACCAGCATCTGTTATCACTATCATTTTATAAAAAGAGACACTACTCTGTTAACAACAGAGTGGTGTTAATGTagcaaagatccccagaacaaagctcaagttGAATAAACGTAGCTTAATAAAAATGTCTTggtttaggatttttttcaacaAAACCTGTGAGAAAAAGCCATTGCCTACCTGATGTTGATTTACTGGTCATCGGGGTAGGCAGGTTTGGTTCTCGAGGTGCTGGGCCCCCTTGGGAATTCTTATCCCACAGATTCACATTCTTGTAGTTATAACTGCTGGGGTCTCCCCATGCTGAAGTGCCATCATCGATGTCCATTTTCCGACTAATTGACTGTGGGGATGGCTCTTCCCAACCACTGGGTTCCTCATCCTTAGGGGTTACTGGCTGCGGCCCGCTGCTCCAGTTGGAATTGGAAGGCCGTCCATTGCCtggaggtggtgggggtgggcCTCCCCATGAACCAGAAGTCTCTGGTTGTGGTGGCGGTGgctgctgtggctgctgctgctgttggtgCTGTTTATTCCAGGAATTGGGCTGTCTGCCTGTCTCAGTCCATGCTGGAGATCTCTTGCAATCTTCCCAACTGCCTTTTGAAGCTAGGCTTGTATTCCCACTGTTCCCCCaagttccaatttcattctgcCCTCCTTCACCCCACCCAGACACAGGTTTACTTGCAGAACTTTCCCAATTGCTGTTTTTTGCTTGATCAACTTCCTCTCCCCAACCATTCTTTCCAGAAGTCCATCCTTGATTGGGCTGACGtccacctccccacccctgaTCCTTGCTGGAATTCTCATTCCAAGAGGAAGATGTCTTCTCATCTGGTCGTCCTCCTCCCCAGTTGGAAGAGTTGTTGTTCTTATAGTCATTCCAGCCTCCCGTGTTCTTGGGGTCTTTCCACTCTGTAGAGGCTGAGAGCTCCCCCCATCCAGACTTCATTTGATTGCTTTGGCCGGGTGCGTCTCCCCAGCCCCCTGAGTTCTTGGTCTGTGTGGCAGCGCTCTCCCACCCCTCAGTTCCTTTGTCAGATTTCCCCTCAGGCCTTGGCACCTCTTCAATATCCCACACTGTGTCCTGCTTAATTTGAGTTTGGCCCCAGCCAGTGTTTGAGAGCACCCTGGGGTCCAAATCAGTTCGGCTCAAAAGAGTCTGCAAGACAGCCTGACAATCAGGATGTGTGGGCCTGTACGACCGACGGCCAGAATTATGACTGTCACTACTTCCTGCTTTGTGGTTGCTTCCAGTGCTTTGACCTCCAACTTCACTTCCTGTGGAGCTGGAAGATCTTCCCCAACAGGGAGCCTGGGCATTGCCTTGGTTTTCAGGGAGGGGGTGGCCCTTTTGATTGTCCCATGCTCCAGTGCTAGAATTTGGTTGGTTTGGACCACTCCATTCTCCAATTTTCAACTCATCAGACCCAGTCGGCTGTTTCCATTCTCCCTGAGAGACCCCAGATGTCATTTTGTTCCCTTCACCCCATTTGTTGTCATTAGAGTCCTGAGGGCCAAAGTTCCAGGACCCACCCGTAGACCTGTTATTGTTGTCCCAAGAGTCATTTTTTGACCCAGTTGATTTCTGAACAGAAGCTCCTTTCCAGGAGTCCTCTCTATCCTTTCCATTGTTCCCATTGTTTCCAGAATTGCTTTGTCCAGAGGCTGTGTCAGTTCCAGAAGGCCCCCTAGCTGCGCCCCAAGATCCAACACTCCCAGTCTTTCGATCTCCAGTGCTTTGTGAAGGGGCATCAGTGCTCCTGGAGGCGTTCCCCAAGCCCATTCCAAAGGGCATTCCCTTATTCTCCATGGGGTTTGGTGAACTTAAGTTCAAGGAGttagtgtttccattttttggtccATCAGTGTTATGAATTTGAGCCTGTTCTCTGCCAGAGACAACAAAATTAACACCCGCATTTTCCATCTTTGACTGCTGTTCCCTGGATGCCTGACCCACTGTGCTAACCTGTGCACTGGAATTACTAGTATCCGTTTCCAATGCTCCTTTCCTAGAATTTCCTTCTTGGACCAGCGCTGGCCAGGCAGATGGGTTGCTATTTGGGTTAAAGTTGCTGAAGCCAGAGCCAGGTCCAATTCTATCCTGACCACTCACATTCCTCCAGTTTCCTAGTCCATTGTTGCTCTCTGCAGTAGAGTTGGAAGATTGAACAGATTTAGTCTTAGGGTCAGATTTCCAGACCCCAAGATTACATTCGTTCCCAGAACTTGCAGACTGGCACTGGCTCCCTTTTCCTTTGTTACTAGTGGTGCTTCCTGGCAGAGTGCTCTTCTCAGAGCCAGGGTTCGAGGCACTGTTGTTATCGGTGGTGTTTTCGGAAGAAGACTCAGTGTCTTTGCTGGCAATACAAGGCCACTCTTCCATGTCAGACCCGTCTACAATCACCTTGTCCCAGATGTGACTTGGGTTGGGGGAGGTGCCGTTGTTGGAGGAGGCTCCCGGGCCCCAAGTGGAATTTGCATAATTTGAAGCAGCAGCACCTCCAAGGCTTGACTCTGGGAAAGAGATTATCTTATCAATCACAACTACACATGCATGATCTATACATGCATGATCTATTAACATCTAAAGCTCAAACTGCCCCTAAGAGAGCTCATCACATTTCTCCGCAAACTAGCTTCTCCACCCAGTTGCCTGTCTTGGTTAACTGTATCACATCGGTTTCAGTCATCTCTTTGCTTTCGTTTTGCCTGGCTGGTGTATTTTTAAGTCTTAACTCTCTAACATCTCTCAAAGGTATCCCCTTGTCATTCCTATTGACACAGAAGGGCATTATTGTACCTTGAGACAATGCAATAACACCCTGAACTGGCTCTGTATCTCCAATCTACTCTAAACGCTCCTGGCTGGAGAAGTTTTTCTGAAGCACACCTTTGATTATACCACTGCTATACTGAAAGCCTTTGACAGTTACTTAGTGTACAAGAATAAAGCCAAACTCTTTGGCCTGGAGTTTGATCATGATGTTTCACGACCTGGAACCAAGTGACTTTTCCAGTCTCATATTCCAGTACTTTCTATGTAGATGTCTACATTCCACACTTCTTGACATTCCACAACTTGTGCCTTCTCACCCTGGCACCATTCCACATTGGCATTTACTGTTTTTTCCTCCTGAATTCACACACTGAAATTTGCCCATTTCTCTAGGCCTAGTTTAAACACCATTTCTTCTGTGAAGCTTTTTTTGAGCTCATCACCTGAAAATAGTTTTTCCCTCTCCAGAGCCATTTTGCCTGGTACTAGAGTATTGTGTTCACTGTCTTCCCTCCCCCATGTTACCGCCTTTTAGGCAGAGACCCCACCTTGCTAACGTTTGAATTCCACACAGTGGCCAGTGCACTGCTGCTCAGTGAGCATCTGCTGAATGATGAATGCCCACCCAGCTAGATGCCAGGGGCAAACAAGCATGAATCAGTCCATATGCCCAAGGAACTTAATCTGATAAACTAGTCTGGCTCAGCACAtattttggtagaatttaccataTTTGGTGGGGAAAAAAACGACGTTTCTAACCCGATCATTTCTTCTAAACTTATTTTAGCTCCTTTAACTAAGCAGTTTTAAATCAATATGGagttgaaaaaaaatattatatagagCCATATAAAAGTAAGGAAGCACAGAATCTCAAACTCTTGAGATTTAGGGGCCTCCTTGGTTTTAAGAATGTAAACAGGAGATTGTGACTCACACTGGACCCACATCTACATCCAGGCCTGGCTAGACTCAGCTGCAGAAATGCCCAACACAACCGCCCCTCACACACTTCCTCTTGCAACTGGTTGCAATGGGCCAGGAAGGAAGAGCCACAAGGCCTTTCCCTGCCTGCTTTGGGCCACCTGATGGCCACCACAGGGAAGCCTCATGGATAGAGCTTATCTCTGCATGAAGCCTGTGTCATCACGAGGTTTCTTTCCACCCTAACTCTGCACATGAGACAGTGACAGAATCTTCTAGGCAATTCTGTGTTCAAACTTAGAATTAGACTAAAGCATCCTATCATTAACAACCACCAATTCATTGTCCTTGCCAATGCTTGACAGTACTCAAGCTCCGAATTTTAATACAGCCTCAAAAAACATTTTAAGAGAGAAGGTGAAATCTGTtaataagctaaaaaaaaaaaaagtatttggaaGTTCTTAGCTGATACCTGATTTAGTGTTCATCTATTAAAAACTCAAAACTTCTAGTAGAACTCTTCAGCTAAAGATCCCTTGTACCTACATACAGTTTTTAGTAAAGCTCAAAATCCCAGGCCTTCTAaagaaatactaattttaaaaatctaataaaagaCTATAAAATGGTATTATTTGATATCCTACCAAGATTCTATATAGTAATCTAAGAGACCACTCTCTCTATACGTGTTCTGAGAGCATAAACATGAGCATCCAAGATTCAGAACAAGCCACAGCACTAGCCCCACTTCCAATCAACCTCTAAGTACACACTTGCAGTGAGAGCAGGAACTATGGAGGCTCGAATTTGGAATGCTCTTGTCTGAGAAGGCAAAAAATGGCTCCAAAGAGTGATGACATACAGCAGCTACATTAGCCTCTCATGCCAAGAGCGCACACTCGCTGGACACTAAAACCCAGCAGCAGAAGAGAAATGCTGATACACATTTCATACTGGGATCCTCTCCCATCTTCTGAATAACCCTAATAGTCTATATAATTCACGGTTTTTGTGGACTTTACACCAGGCAATACCAATGAAGTGCTCTCTCTCTTTAAAGCTGCCATGAATTCAATTCACTGACAATGATGCCTCACCTGGCGCAGTCCCACTCTCACTCTGCAGCAGCGTTCCTGTCACTTGTGCGTTGTTTGGGTTTGCTCCAGGTGCTGTGGAGGAAGgaggccctgccccacccccaaggAGCATGCAGGACGGTGGAGGGGGCTGCCCACGTTTTAGTAACACTTTGTGGTCCTGCTGGCAACGGAATCGCGGCGGCACCTCCCGAGGCATGTAGCGGGCGGCGCTTGGCGGTTGTCCGTTCGGCACTGCCACCCTTTTGGCATTGTTGCCACCATTGACTGGTGGCGATGGAGAGCTGCCAATTGGGCTGGCGGCCGTTGGTTGGCTTAAACTTGGTTTCGTCACTTCGGGCACTGAAAGAGAGAGATTGGAGAAGAGGCTTTGAGAtcaaatacatttttcaaaagattaTTAAGAAAGATTACATAAGATCGATTCCAATAAGGCAACTCTTCTTTCACCAGACTCTTGAGGAATACGGTCTTTCCAAATTCCTAGCATCTTTCGTTTACTGAAGgtagggtggaggtggggagtgaTGGTGACAAGGATTTAAACACATCACTATCATGGAATTACAGTCCATTAACTaagggggagaggggagcaaTCATCATCCACTCCCCTAAATTGACAGAGGAATTCCCTGAAGGGCTGCCTGGTAGGCCTAAGGTACACATGGGCCCCAAGCAAAGTCTTGGTCAAGGTTCAAGGCTCTCAGCCCAAGGGCCCTTTCCCTTCTCCACATTCTTAATGATCGATCTCTTGGAAACTTTTCCTGAAGTCCCCGGTCTAGGGAGGCTAAGCACCCTTCATTTGTGCTCCTGGAACAGGCTGTCCATCGCTATTTACCATATTATATTGAAAGACTCCATTtacaggcctctctccttcacCAGGCCATACGCCCCTCAAGGACAGGGACtcatctttcatcttttttccttAGAGCATGACACAGAGTGGACTCCTACAGGGAACCTCAGGCCTGGAGAACCACAAATTCAACTTGTTGGTTTCTACGGCCACCTGAACTCAAAGACTCTTGCTTAGCACTCTGTGTAAATATCAAAAAGTTATAAATCTTTTCGCCTctgtcaaaaaaaaatttaagtgtaccttatgtttttttcccaactctttattgaaataaaaatttcaaaatgtagatactttttctatttactttaaataattttttaccttactttttaaaatggcaaACAGAAAGTAGGGGAATGTGCAGGACAACTGTGAAGTTATACTCTGCAGGCTTTCTGCTCAACCTTAGAGAATGTTCTGGATGTGCACCTCCCTAGCTTCATCCTACCAAAAGACTGCCACCCTTTCCAAGAAAATCTATCTGGCAAATAGAGCCTGGCAGCACTACAGAAATAATCATTGAGCCTGAGAATTCAAATGATTCTGAGGCCAAAATTCCtgacatccagaataatgttagGGCCAGCTCTAGTGGCAGCAGCACTGTGACTGCTGAAATGATGCTGGGCCAGCATGTCACTCTTTGAACTGGCTCCTTTATAAGGAGAGATACATCATCAGAAATCAGGGGGCCCAATGTTTGCCCACTGGACATTGGTAAGTACTGTGAGTAACAGGAAAAAAGAGTAGAAGCCTGAAGTAAATTCAAGGCAACCCCTGGCTCTAACCTTAGCCAATCATGAAGCAACAGTGGGCCTCCCAGTAAGGAAGGGAGGTGACAGGATCCataatctgttttttttgttttgttttgtcaggATCAATAATCTGATGAGCAGAATAAATGTATGACTTAATAAAGTTAATTGGTCATTATCTAATACTAATATAGTACCCTCTGCATGACCTATAACAGCTGATGATAAATAActgataaacaaatgaataaagatgAATTATTTAATGATTCATTTTCTATCTGTGCCTGGAAGATTCTGTAGCATATGGCATTCCCAATCCCCTTTCCTCTTATTATGAGAATAAATAAGAAACTGGCAAAAGCTGGGGGGATTTTTCCCAACTGGTTTTTAGGATGGAAGAAGCTATGCTTCTGTGAAGCGAAGCTGCCCTTGCATAAAAGGGCTAGAATCTTCACTTTAAGTTAACCATGTCTGTTACATGCCTTGACTCATTTCCCTAAAATAGAATAAGACACAGTTAGGGCAGCCTACAGGACTGAGGTCTGAACACCAGTTTGACTAACTTTATGACATTCACAGCACAACCAAAGAAATCTAGTGGGTATCACACATTGTGCAAGATTCCCTGCTAAAGCTCCTCAGGGCATTTTCCCACCAGCAGATATAGAATGGATCATAAATAATAAAGTTATTATAAAATGGGACCACCTCTCGCCACTCTCCCTCCAATACGGTGCCCTATCCTGGGAGATGAGTCATTCAGAACTCCAGGACACAGTCAGAAAAGGCCTGCAGTACATGCTGGGAACAAACTGTGTTTCAGGacttgaatgaattcttcttctatttttttattacagctttctGTGAATTCAAGAATTGTAAGCATTTAAAAGTCAATCACAACTCTAGACACTAACTGGAGAGCAATGCAGCTAGTGGACAGGGGGCCTAACCCAACCTGCTTTCCAAAGTCCAAACTGAAGCCATCAGAATCAGTGTGTGCACCACGTCATGTTCCAGAACGTTAGACAACAACAGAGGGGAGGGAAATTATGATTAAGACTGAATTACTTTTCagcccctctcttctctcttctgaatCTTAATGATTCGTAGGTTGCAGTGCAAATATTTCTAAAGATGAGCTGCTCAAAATAAGGGCATAGTTTCTTATTTTCCAGAGAAAAGGTCTGTGGTTTAAACATTATCTCTGTATCAAAGGGAAATAAAGACATCGTGAAAAATGCTGGGTatcctattttctaatttccattcatTTACTTCCAAAATCATTTTTTCCTCTAATGATGGcatcttttttcccttccctgaCGCCTTTATTAACTATTCTCATCTTACGGTTTGAACTTCTAATTGCCTCTATTTCTGAAAAACTTCAAGATGATGCTACTTTTTCAGATAAAAGTATTCTTTGAGAAAATTCAGAAATAGGCAGGGCCAATACAAATTACTGTGTTCTTTATACCTTGATGgtaccaaacattaaaaaaatctagaaatatttttaaagtagcagttaaaatataaataagccCTATAAAAGACACATCTAGAAAATTTTAGACTGCAAATTTCTTGGTGAATAATAATCAGTTACAATGCAATGCAAAAAAATCTCAAAGACTAATGACACACAGAGTGGCCGACGTGCACTGAACGATTTTCAGTAACCTCTAAGCATcgtttccatttctttactttcCACTCACTCCTCAAACTCAACGCACACTGGCTTTTGCCATAAAtctccctggaaacttctctccTCATTAAATCACTAGTGATCATCATTGCCAGTCTAATGGGCACTCGCTGGACcttttcttctttgacttttctGCAACTTCTGACACTACTAGCCATTCGCCCCCTCTCTGCTTTTGTGAGACATGCTGAGACCCACTCCCACTAGCTCTtcacctcttcctttctttcttcctttgtgggcTTCTCATACTCTtgatcagaggtcagcaaactttttctgcaaagggccagatagtaaatattttaggctttgctggcCACACAGTCTTTGTGGTAATGACAACTGCACACCTGTAGCGCgaaagcagccatggacaatgtataaatgaatgagtgtggctgtgttccaacaaaactttattgatgacactgaaatatgaatttcatatcattttcaTTGCCATAAAATAtcgttcttttattttttttctaatcatttaaaaatgtaaaaaacattcttagctcacaggtaGTACTCGGCAACGCCTGCTTTTGACTATTCCCTTAAACAGAGTTTCAAAATGGCAGCTGAATTTGGTCAGGagttgtgtctttttaaaaatctgaatgtgAGGGTGACACCT belongs to Diceros bicornis minor isolate mBicDic1 chromosome 25, mDicBic1.mat.cur, whole genome shotgun sequence and includes:
- the TNRC6B gene encoding trinucleotide repeat-containing gene 6B protein isoform X2, yielding MREKEQEREEQLMEDKKRKKEDKKKKEATQKVTEQKTKVPEVTKPSLSQPTAASPIGSSPSPPVNGGNNAKRVAVPNGQPPSAARYMPREVPPRFRCQQDHKVLLKRGQPPPPSCMLLGGGAGPPSSTAPGANPNNAQVTGTLLQSESGTAPESSLGGAAASNYANSTWGPGASSNNGTSPNPSHIWDKVIVDGSDMEEWPCIASKDTESSSENTTDNNSASNPGSEKSTLPGSTTSNKGKGSQCQSASSGNECNLGVWKSDPKTKSVQSSNSTAESNNGLGNWRNVSGQDRIGPGSGFSNFNPNSNPSAWPALVQEGNSRKGALETDTSNSSAQVSTVGQASREQQSKMENAGVNFVVSGREQAQIHNTDGPKNGNTNSLNLSSPNPMENKGMPFGMGLGNASRSTDAPSQSTGDRKTGSVGSWGAARGPSGTDTASGQSNSGNNGNNGKDREDSWKGASVQKSTGSKNDSWDNNNRSTGGSWNFGPQDSNDNKWGEGNKMTSGVSQGEWKQPTGSDELKIGEWSGPNQPNSSTGAWDNQKGHPLPENQGNAQAPCWGRSSSSTGSEVGGQSTGSNHKAGSSDSHNSGRRSYRPTHPDCQAVLQTLLSRTDLDPRVLSNTGWGQTQIKQDTVWDIEEVPRPEGKSDKGTEGWESAATQTKNSGGWGDAPGQSNQMKSGWGELSASTEWKDPKNTGGWNDYKNNNSSNWGGGRPDEKTSSSWNENSSKDQGWGGGRQPNQGWTSGKNGWGEEVDQAKNSNWESSASKPVSGWGEGGQNEIGTWGNSGNTSLASKGSWEDCKRSPAWTETGRQPNSWNKQHQQQQQPQQPPPPQPETSGSWGGPPPPPPGNGRPSNSNWSSGPQPVTPKDEEPSGWEEPSPQSISRKMDIDDGTSAWGDPSSYNYKNVNLWDKNSQGGPAPREPNLPTPMTSKSTSVWSKSTPPAPDNGTSAWGEPNESSPGWGEMDDTGASTTGWGNTPSNAPNAMKPNSKSMQDGWGESDGPVTGTRHPSWEEEDDGGVWNTTGSQGSASSHNSASWGQGGKKQMKCSLKGGNNDSWMNPLAKQFSNMGLLSQTEDNPGSKMDLSGGSLPDKKFDVDKRAMNLGDFNDIMRKDRSGFRPPNSKDMGTTDSGPYFEKGGNHGLFGNSTAQSRGMHTPVQPLNSSPNLRAQVPPQFISPQVSASMLKQFPNSGLNPGLFNVGPQLSPQQIAMLSQLPQIPQFQLACQLLLQQQQQQQLLQNQRKLSQAVRQQQEQQLARMVSALQQQQQQQQHQQRQPSMKHSPSHPVGPKPHLDNMVPNTLNVGLPDLQTKGPMPGYGSGFSSGGMDYGMVGGKEAGTESRFKQWTSMMEGLPSVATQEANMHKNGAIVAPGKTRGGSPYNQFDIIPGDTLGGHTGPAGDSWLPAKSPPTNKLGSKSSSASWPPEFQPGVPWKGIQNIDPESDPYVTPGSVLGGTATSPIVDTDHQLLRDNTTGSNSSLNTSLPSPGAWPYSASDNSFTNVHSTSAKFPDYKSTWSPDPIGHNPTHLSNKMWKNHISSRNTTPLPRPPPGLTNPKPSSPWSSTAPRSVRGWGTQDSRLASASTWSDGGSVRPSYWLVLHNLTPQIDGSTLRTICMQHGPLLTFHLNLTQGTALIRYSTKQEAAKAQTALHMCVLGNTTILAEFATDDEVSRFLAQAQPPTPAATPSAPAAGWQSLETSQTQSDPVGPALNLFGGSTGLGQWSSSAGGSSGADLAGASLWGPPNYSSSLWGVPTVEDPHRMGSPAPLLPGDLLGGGSDSI